In Sphingomonas sp. G-3-2-10, a single window of DNA contains:
- a CDS encoding N-acetyl sugar amidotransferase — protein sequence MSNLSYRVCTRCVMDTTDPDIVFDADGVCNHCHEHLHAIATQVHSGQDGRGRLEAMAEDLKRRYRDKPYDCIIGVSGGVDSSYVAWLVKDLGLRPLAVHLDNGWNSVIAVRNIANMIEALDIDLYTHVIDWEEYKDIQRAFLKASLPDVEVPTDHAINTIMFKVAAKFGVRTVLRGGNVVTESHHPARWSQGHLDYGYISDVHRKFGSGKVDTFPHLNFPQFLKMFRGGFVETIDILNFADYSREKALARIETDLGWEDYGGKHHESVFTRWFQGVYLLRKFDFDKRKMHLSSLISTGEITRDQARAKLQQPTYDEALQEEDNDFVAKKLGFTRAELDAIMAAPPAHFEDFDSWTRRLDGPAFGMVKRVYRMVRGKAQPPSASS from the coding sequence ATGTCGAATTTGAGCTACCGCGTCTGCACGCGCTGCGTGATGGACACCACCGATCCGGACATCGTTTTCGACGCGGACGGGGTGTGCAATCATTGCCACGAGCATCTCCATGCCATCGCGACGCAGGTCCATTCGGGCCAGGACGGCCGCGGCCGGCTCGAGGCGATGGCCGAGGATCTGAAGCGCCGCTATCGCGACAAGCCCTATGACTGCATCATCGGCGTCTCGGGCGGCGTGGACAGCAGCTATGTCGCGTGGCTGGTCAAGGATCTGGGCCTCCGTCCGCTCGCGGTTCACCTCGATAACGGCTGGAACTCGGTCATCGCCGTGCGCAACATCGCCAACATGATCGAGGCGCTGGACATCGATCTCTACACCCACGTCATCGACTGGGAGGAATATAAGGACATCCAGCGCGCCTTCCTGAAGGCTTCGCTGCCCGATGTCGAAGTGCCGACCGATCACGCGATCAACACGATCATGTTCAAGGTTGCGGCGAAATTCGGTGTCCGCACCGTGCTGCGCGGCGGCAATGTCGTGACCGAGAGCCATCATCCCGCCCGCTGGTCGCAGGGGCATCTCGATTACGGCTATATCTCCGACGTCCACCGCAAGTTCGGCAGCGGCAAGGTCGATACCTTCCCCCACCTCAACTTCCCGCAATTCCTCAAGATGTTCCGCGGCGGCTTCGTCGAGACGATCGATATCCTCAACTTCGCCGATTATTCGCGCGAAAAGGCGCTGGCGCGGATCGAAACCGATCTGGGGTGGGAAGATTATGGCGGGAAGCATCACGAAAGCGTGTTCACCCGCTGGTTCCAGGGCGTGTACCTGCTGCGCAAGTTCGACTTCGACAAGCGCAAGATGCACCTCTCCAGCCTGATCTCCACCGGCGAGATCACCCGCGACCAGGCTCGCGCCAAGCTCCAGCAGCCAACCTATGACGAGGCGCTGCAGGAAGAGGATAATGATTTCGTCGCAAAGAAGCTCGGATTCACTCGCGCCGAACTCGACGCGATCATGGCCGCGCCGCCCGCCCATTTCGAGGATTTCGACAGCTGGACCAGGCGGCTCGACGGTCCCGCCTTCGGCATGGTCAAGCGCGTCTATCGCATGGTGCGCGGCAAGGCTCAGCCGCCCAGCGCTTCCTCGTAG
- a CDS encoding glycosyltransferase family 4 protein, with translation MRIAIINHGIYPFWVGGMERHTHFLAEHMADQGADVTAIIPEITAEQTGQWNAMGNSYKLAQFPWPAAKLWLRQNYLFTKQAAPFLREGKFDAVYCQGFNGWSYLADTHPTQRALTLYNPHGLEMFKTVGLEQTLKGWPMRWAGREQARLADRVISLGGGLTDEVRRFLRVGDDKIDILGNAVDIDFIRSFPVPEPTRETGGPVRFVFVGRLEFNKGVSFLCEAFQGLEGAHLSIVGGGPLEGELRGKFAGPNIEFAGRLDDATLFARYHQSDCFVFASLYEGMPTVILEAMTCGLPVIATDIGAVTTMVDKDNGFVVQPGSSAQIRDAVRKFIALPAEAREGMGEFSRHRVEARFTWPHAARATLDTIERHLMARKA, from the coding sequence GTGCGCATCGCGATCATCAATCACGGCATCTATCCGTTCTGGGTGGGCGGCATGGAGCGCCACACCCATTTCCTCGCCGAACATATGGCGGATCAAGGTGCGGACGTGACCGCGATCATCCCCGAGATCACCGCCGAGCAGACCGGTCAGTGGAACGCGATGGGCAACAGCTACAAGCTGGCCCAGTTCCCCTGGCCTGCCGCCAAGCTGTGGCTGCGCCAGAATTATCTCTTCACGAAACAGGCCGCGCCCTTCCTGCGCGAAGGCAAGTTCGACGCCGTCTATTGTCAGGGCTTCAACGGCTGGTCCTATCTGGCCGATACCCACCCGACCCAGCGCGCGCTGACGCTCTACAATCCGCACGGGCTGGAGATGTTCAAGACCGTCGGTCTGGAACAGACGCTCAAGGGCTGGCCGATGCGCTGGGCCGGGCGCGAACAGGCGCGGCTGGCGGATCGCGTCATCTCGCTCGGCGGCGGGCTGACCGACGAAGTACGCCGCTTCCTGCGCGTGGGCGACGACAAGATCGATATCCTCGGCAACGCCGTCGACATCGACTTCATCCGCAGCTTCCCCGTGCCCGAACCGACGCGCGAGACTGGCGGCCCGGTCCGCTTCGTGTTCGTCGGGCGGCTCGAGTTCAACAAGGGCGTGTCGTTCCTCTGCGAAGCGTTCCAGGGCCTTGAAGGCGCGCATCTCTCCATCGTCGGCGGCGGTCCGCTGGAAGGCGAATTGCGCGGGAAGTTCGCCGGGCCGAACATCGAATTCGCCGGCCGGCTCGACGATGCGACTTTGTTCGCGCGCTATCACCAGAGCGACTGTTTCGTCTTCGCCAGCCTGTACGAAGGCATGCCCACCGTCATCCTCGAGGCGATGACCTGCGGCCTGCCGGTGATCGCCACCGATATCGGCGCCGTCACCACGATGGTCGACAAGGACAATGGCTTCGTCGTCCAGCCCGGTTCGTCGGCGCAGATCCGTGACGCGGTGCGGAAGTTCATCGCGCTTCCCGCCGAAGCCCGCGAAGGCATGGGCGAATTCTCGCGTCATCGGGTCGAGGCGCGCTTCACCTGGCCGCATGCCGCGCGCGCCACGCTGGACACGATCGAACGCCACCTTATGGCTCGGAAAGCATGA
- the hisH gene encoding imidazole glycerol phosphate synthase subunit HisH: MSGLVIVDYDAGNIGSVANICKRAGGKAEISADPERIAAAGKLILPGVGHFGRAMARLNDSGIRAALDAAKERGAPILGICLGMQLLTMHSEEGDADGLGWIDAHAKRFDLPAPLKVPHMGWNDVAFTRPDVLTEGLEGEARFYFVHSYVVQADDESAVLGRTDYGGPFVSVVQKDNVWGFQCHPEKSHKYGLTVIRNFVDKVPGL; encoded by the coding sequence ATGAGCGGACTCGTCATCGTCGACTATGACGCCGGCAATATCGGCTCGGTCGCAAACATCTGCAAACGGGCCGGCGGCAAGGCCGAAATCTCGGCCGACCCCGAACGCATCGCCGCGGCGGGCAAGCTGATCCTGCCCGGCGTCGGCCATTTCGGCCGGGCGATGGCCCGGCTGAACGACAGCGGCATCCGCGCCGCGCTCGACGCCGCGAAGGAACGCGGCGCGCCGATCCTGGGCATCTGCCTCGGGATGCAGTTGCTGACCATGCACAGCGAGGAAGGCGATGCCGATGGCCTTGGCTGGATCGATGCCCATGCCAAGCGTTTCGACCTGCCGGCCCCGCTCAAGGTGCCGCACATGGGCTGGAACGACGTCGCCTTCACCCGCCCCGACGTGCTGACCGAGGGGCTGGAGGGCGAGGCCCGCTTCTATTTCGTCCACAGCTATGTCGTGCAGGCCGATGACGAGAGCGCCGTGCTCGGCCGCACCGATTATGGCGGCCCGTTCGTCTCGGTGGTGCAGAAGGACAATGTCTGGGGCTTTCAGTGCCACCCGGAAAAGAGCCACAAATACGGCCTCACCGTGATCCGCAACTTCGTCGACAAGGTGCCCGGCCTGTGA
- a CDS encoding glycosyltransferase: MTFSVASACLPAYSLRYRQGDPRFMGNDKAIAGLRIAYFTEWSPYEETGVLRKLIGQVEAWRELGAEARLFALATRRDEAPALGFADHGDVIGAIHQRALEKYPAARLGYVNKALSVPALRKALRAFAPDVIYYRQNGPWYPGLGSILALAPTAMEINTDEEAEHHLWGAAFNALYRATQGRILDRAAGVVSVTDEIARKYRKLDKPGAVVPNSFWGEAAPLPPTGNTSPAYAFVGSRLNGGESWHGADKIIALARALPDSSFHIVGLAAEDFPNEAIPANVEMHGYKSGDALTEVFARCDVGIGTLALHRKSMEEACPLKVRDYLMRGLPVIIGYVEAEERLNTADYILNIGNTPGNVASHVAEIDAFARRWLGRRVEEDLSFLSRTSKERQRLDFLAGLAARS, encoded by the coding sequence ATGACATTCTCCGTGGCGTCGGCGTGCCTTCCTGCCTATAGCCTGCGCTACCGGCAGGGGGATCCGCGTTTCATGGGCAATGACAAGGCGATAGCGGGACTTCGTATCGCCTATTTCACCGAATGGTCGCCCTATGAGGAGACCGGCGTTCTGCGGAAGCTCATCGGTCAGGTCGAGGCCTGGCGCGAGCTTGGCGCGGAGGCGCGGCTGTTCGCCCTCGCCACGCGTCGCGACGAAGCCCCGGCGCTCGGCTTTGCCGATCATGGCGACGTCATCGGCGCGATCCACCAGCGCGCGCTCGAGAAATATCCCGCCGCCCGGCTCGGTTACGTCAACAAGGCGCTGAGCGTGCCCGCACTGCGCAAGGCGCTCCGCGCCTTCGCGCCGGACGTGATCTATTACCGTCAGAACGGCCCGTGGTATCCGGGCCTCGGCAGCATCCTCGCCCTCGCCCCGACGGCGATGGAGATCAACACCGACGAGGAAGCCGAGCATCATCTCTGGGGCGCGGCGTTCAACGCGCTGTACCGCGCGACGCAGGGCCGCATCCTCGATCGCGCCGCCGGCGTCGTCTCGGTCACCGACGAGATCGCACGCAAATATCGCAAGCTGGACAAGCCCGGCGCAGTGGTGCCCAACAGCTTCTGGGGCGAAGCCGCGCCGCTGCCGCCCACCGGCAACACGTCCCCTGCCTATGCCTTTGTCGGCTCGCGGCTGAACGGCGGCGAAAGCTGGCACGGCGCGGACAAGATCATCGCCCTCGCCCGCGCGCTGCCCGACAGCAGCTTCCACATCGTCGGCCTCGCCGCCGAGGATTTCCCCAACGAAGCCATTCCCGCCAATGTCGAGATGCACGGCTACAAGAGCGGCGACGCGCTGACCGAAGTCTTCGCGCGCTGCGATGTCGGCATCGGCACGCTGGCGCTCCACCGCAAGTCGATGGAGGAAGCCTGCCCGCTCAAGGTCCGCGACTATCTGATGCGCGGCCTCCCCGTCATCATCGGCTATGTCGAAGCCGAGGAGCGGCTGAACACCGCCGACTATATTCTCAACATCGGCAACACGCCTGGCAATGTCGCCTCGCATGTGGCCGAGATCGACGCTTTCGCCCGGCGCTGGCTCGGCCGCCGGGTCGAGGAAGACCTTTCCTTTCTCTCGCGCACCAGCAAGGAGCGGCAGCGGCTCGACTTCCTTGCCGGACTTGCGGCGAGAAGCTGA
- a CDS encoding AglZ/HisF2 family acetamidino modification protein: MIGNSARIIPCLLLRGEGLVKTVKFRNAKYVGDPINAVRLFNDLEVDELIFLDIEATTKGREPPFERIAEIAGEAFMPICYGGGVTSFDQAARLFKSGVEKVALTTALVDNPGLVREIADTFGEQAVVAGIDVKKDWLGKSRAMVRGGGRKTGYDPVALAKRAADLGAGEILLTAIDREGTYQGYDLELVKAVSAAVPIPVIACGGAGELPHLRQAIDAGASAAAAGSLFIYKGPHRAVLVNYPRRARLRELLGA, from the coding sequence GTGATCGGCAACAGCGCGCGGATTATCCCCTGCCTGCTGCTGCGCGGCGAAGGGCTGGTGAAGACGGTGAAGTTCAGGAACGCCAAATATGTCGGCGATCCGATCAACGCCGTCCGCCTGTTCAACGATCTCGAAGTCGACGAACTGATCTTCCTCGATATCGAAGCGACGACCAAGGGCCGCGAGCCGCCGTTCGAGCGCATCGCCGAGATCGCGGGCGAGGCGTTCATGCCGATCTGCTATGGCGGCGGCGTGACCAGCTTCGATCAGGCCGCGCGCCTGTTCAAATCGGGCGTCGAGAAAGTCGCGCTCACCACTGCGCTGGTCGACAATCCCGGCCTTGTCCGCGAGATCGCCGACACGTTCGGCGAGCAGGCCGTGGTCGCGGGCATCGACGTGAAGAAGGACTGGCTTGGCAAGTCGCGCGCGATGGTGCGCGGCGGCGGGCGCAAGACCGGTTACGATCCCGTCGCGCTGGCGAAGCGCGCGGCCGATCTGGGCGCGGGCGAGATCCTGCTCACCGCGATCGATCGCGAAGGCACCTATCAGGGCTACGACCTCGAACTGGTGAAGGCGGTCAGCGCGGCCGTGCCGATCCCGGTCATCGCCTGTGGCGGCGCGGGCGAACTGCCGCATCTGCGTCAGGCGATCGACGCGGGGGCGTCGGCGGCGGCGGCGGGCAGCCTGTTCATCTACAAGGGGCCGCACCGCGCGGTCCTCGTCAATTACCCCAGGCGCGCGCGCCTGCGCGAATTGCTGGGCGCTTGA
- a CDS encoding NAD(P)-dependent oxidoreductase — MQKVLVTGGAGFIGSHVVDELVARGDDVHVIDNFFNGHREHLSLPEGNIHEGDLRDQAWMRETLAKIAPQRVFHLAAIHFIPYCNEHPTESVMINIQGTQNLLDALEGTPTERLFFASTAAVYPPKEGEHLETDPIDPMDVYGATKAAGEALVRGWAKGSGKAVAVGRLFNAVGHRETNPHLLPDIMDQLIAGKRTIALGNLDPRRDYIDARDMARAILAASDHVATGSDVFNIGANRQYSVVEVVEMFSEALGEKIEIVQDQARVRKVERPSLLAGIGKLSGATGWKPEIGLDRTLAELVAVEPANG; from the coding sequence GTGCAGAAAGTGCTCGTTACCGGCGGCGCCGGCTTCATCGGATCGCATGTCGTCGACGAACTCGTCGCGCGTGGCGACGATGTCCATGTCATCGACAACTTCTTCAACGGCCACCGCGAGCATCTCTCGCTGCCCGAAGGCAATATCCATGAAGGCGATCTGCGCGATCAGGCTTGGATGCGGGAAACGCTGGCGAAGATCGCGCCGCAGCGGGTGTTCCACCTCGCGGCGATCCACTTCATCCCTTACTGCAACGAGCACCCGACCGAGTCGGTGATGATCAACATCCAGGGCACGCAGAACCTGCTCGACGCGCTGGAGGGCACGCCCACCGAGCGGCTGTTCTTCGCGTCCACCGCCGCGGTCTATCCGCCCAAGGAAGGCGAGCATCTCGAAACCGATCCGATCGATCCGATGGACGTCTATGGCGCGACCAAGGCCGCCGGCGAGGCGCTCGTGCGCGGCTGGGCCAAGGGCAGCGGCAAGGCCGTCGCGGTCGGCCGCCTGTTCAACGCCGTCGGCCATCGCGAGACCAATCCGCATCTGCTGCCCGACATCATGGACCAGCTGATCGCGGGCAAGCGCACCATCGCGCTCGGCAATCTCGATCCGCGCCGCGACTATATCGACGCGCGCGACATGGCCCGCGCGATCCTGGCCGCCAGCGATCATGTCGCCACCGGCTCTGACGTGTTCAACATCGGCGCGAACAGGCAGTACAGCGTCGTCGAAGTGGTCGAGATGTTCAGCGAAGCGCTGGGCGAGAAGATCGAGATCGTTCAGGATCAGGCCCGCGTCCGCAAGGTCGAACGGCCCAGCCTGCTCGCCGGCATCGGCAAACTCTCCGGCGCGACCGGCTGGAAGCCCGAGATCGGGCTCGACCGCACCCTCGCCGAACTCGTCGCCGTCGAACCGGCCAACGGATAA
- a CDS encoding glycosyltransferase family 4 protein, with translation MRSITVGTTQRQYPAIRNFLDSPVPGVEFVRTGNALRYPNHALFKLFGHVDPMLDNLHVGARGCDLIHFFNRVSLGSTPWVTTFETVLPRWDQHRPKAIRWGLKLLAGKPCRRLIAFSECTAGLQRALLAAHPDLADAILPKITVLHPLQRPLVDGPKLAPAAGEPVRFVIVGADFFRKGGGEVLRVFDRLLERGAPLRLDIVSTLAFGDYASHATAADQAEAIRLIARWPGAIVHHERLANEGVLDLLRQAHVGLLPSWADTYGYSVLEAQAAGCPVITTDIRALPEVNDDAQGWVIPVPKDPRGNGLTGTADERRALSAAIEAGVEQAVTAILADPASVAAKGAKAFARIATMHSPEAHGLRLRTIYEEALGG, from the coding sequence ATGCGCAGCATCACCGTCGGCACCACGCAACGCCAGTATCCGGCAATCCGCAACTTCCTCGATTCGCCCGTGCCCGGGGTCGAGTTCGTCCGTACCGGCAATGCCTTGCGCTATCCCAACCACGCGCTGTTCAAGCTGTTCGGTCATGTCGATCCGATGCTGGACAATCTCCATGTCGGTGCGCGCGGCTGCGATCTGATCCATTTCTTCAATCGGGTCAGCCTGGGCTCGACGCCGTGGGTGACGACCTTCGAGACGGTGCTGCCGCGCTGGGACCAGCATCGGCCCAAGGCGATTCGATGGGGATTGAAGCTGCTGGCGGGCAAGCCGTGCCGGCGGCTGATCGCCTTTTCGGAATGTACTGCGGGACTGCAACGCGCGCTGCTGGCGGCGCATCCCGATCTGGCGGATGCGATCCTGCCCAAGATCACCGTGCTGCATCCGCTTCAGCGTCCGCTGGTCGATGGCCCGAAGCTCGCGCCGGCGGCGGGCGAACCGGTCCGCTTCGTGATCGTCGGCGCGGATTTCTTCCGCAAGGGCGGCGGCGAAGTGCTGCGCGTGTTCGACCGGCTGCTGGAACGAGGGGCGCCGCTGCGGCTCGATATCGTCTCGACGCTGGCGTTCGGCGACTATGCCAGCCACGCGACTGCGGCGGATCAGGCCGAGGCGATACGGCTGATCGCCCGCTGGCCGGGCGCGATCGTCCATCACGAGCGGCTGGCGAACGAAGGCGTGCTCGATCTGTTGCGGCAGGCGCATGTCGGGCTGCTGCCGAGCTGGGCCGATACCTATGGCTATTCGGTGCTGGAGGCGCAGGCAGCGGGATGCCCGGTGATCACCACCGACATCCGCGCGCTGCCCGAAGTGAATGACGACGCGCAGGGCTGGGTGATCCCGGTGCCCAAGGATCCGCGCGGGAACGGGCTGACCGGCACTGCGGACGAGCGGCGCGCGCTGTCGGCGGCGATCGAGGCGGGTGTCGAGCAAGCGGTGACCGCGATCCTCGCCGATCCCGCATCGGTCGCGGCGAAGGGGGCGAAGGCGTTCGCCCGGATCGCGACGATGCATTCGCCCGAGGCGCACGGCCTCAGGCTGCGGACGATCTACGAGGAAGCGCTGGGCGGCTGA
- a CDS encoding oligosaccharide flippase family protein produces MSRFTPAALVRRFSGSGDDNRHGAYWRAVTLLTSGSFASQAIGIVSMLILARIYAPAEFGSYAVFFATAGILALLATAKYDAAIYVARKASEASDITLLSAAISLLAGAAILAFAPLAPMLIADISARPVLFVVLLGTATAAGGLQASLTALATQLHAFDAVTISRLIQAAITAVLSIGLGLAGWDSTGLMIGFVLGQLIATLYLAQRLTIGPALRRFSWRAAKARARRHIASPKFLLASELINSMGSNLFSFTTAPLFGPAVLGQYSLGFRLATMPMNLIGFSMGSIFRTAISPQHLPAAEIPALYRSTAIRLALIGAVLIVPLLLAGPWLFQLVFGEQWRPAGEYVQILAPMILIRFVVGPLTAITLRAGRAGLDTMIQLLFLASSAIAVALGAWMDSFTITLIAFTVLQSLVYLLYLVLGYRLALALAANSGKQ; encoded by the coding sequence ATGAGCCGGTTTACCCCCGCCGCACTCGTCCGGCGATTTTCGGGCAGCGGCGACGACAATCGCCACGGCGCGTACTGGCGCGCGGTCACCCTGCTGACCAGCGGCAGCTTCGCGTCGCAGGCGATCGGCATCGTCTCGATGCTGATCCTCGCGCGGATCTACGCTCCGGCCGAATTCGGCAGCTATGCCGTGTTCTTCGCGACCGCGGGCATCCTCGCGCTGCTCGCCACCGCCAAGTACGACGCTGCCATCTATGTCGCGCGCAAGGCGTCGGAAGCGTCCGACATCACCCTGCTGTCCGCCGCGATCTCGCTGCTGGCGGGCGCCGCGATCCTTGCATTCGCGCCGCTCGCCCCGATGCTGATCGCCGACATCTCGGCGCGGCCGGTGCTGTTCGTCGTCCTGCTCGGCACGGCGACCGCCGCCGGAGGGTTGCAGGCATCGCTCACCGCGCTGGCGACCCAGCTCCACGCGTTCGACGCCGTCACGATCAGCCGGCTGATCCAGGCCGCGATCACCGCGGTCCTCAGCATCGGGCTGGGTCTTGCCGGCTGGGATTCGACGGGCCTGATGATCGGCTTCGTATTGGGTCAGCTCATCGCGACTCTCTATCTCGCGCAGCGGCTGACGATCGGCCCCGCGCTGCGCCGCTTCTCGTGGCGCGCGGCCAAGGCGCGGGCACGCCGGCACATCGCCTCGCCCAAATTCCTGCTCGCCAGCGAGTTGATCAATTCGATGGGCAGCAACCTGTTCTCCTTCACCACCGCGCCCCTGTTCGGCCCGGCGGTGCTTGGCCAATATTCGCTCGGCTTCAGGCTGGCGACCATGCCGATGAACCTGATCGGCTTCTCGATGGGCAGCATCTTCCGCACCGCGATCAGCCCGCAGCATCTGCCCGCCGCCGAAATTCCCGCCCTCTATCGCTCGACCGCCATCCGGCTTGCGCTGATCGGCGCGGTTCTCATCGTGCCGCTGCTGCTGGCCGGGCCGTGGCTGTTCCAGCTCGTCTTCGGCGAGCAATGGCGTCCCGCAGGGGAATATGTGCAGATTCTCGCGCCGATGATCCTGATCCGCTTCGTCGTCGGCCCGCTGACCGCGATCACGCTTCGCGCGGGACGGGCCGGGCTGGATACGATGATCCAGTTGCTCTTCCTCGCCAGTTCGGCGATTGCGGTCGCACTCGGAGCCTGGATGGACAGCTTCACGATCACGCTGATCGCCTTCACGGTGCTCCAGTCGCTGGTCTATCTGCTCTATCTGGTCCTGGGATATCGGCTGGCGCTGGCGCTCGCGGCAAATAGTGGGAAGCAATGA
- a CDS encoding acyltransferase family protein produces MTEQPSSPGQRYRADIQGLRALAIVPVVIYHAMPGWAPGGFVGVDVFFVISGFLITRILMRELETGNFSIARFYERRVRRLFPALYLVLALTLLGGYALLPPDALTDLGKSTGATAAFVSNLYFWKTSGYFDAASELKPLLHTWSLAVEEQFYLLFPIFLFLIYRYLRRHLGIALWTCAILSLGIAVWQAGARPLDGFYLPVGRAYELLIGAIVAAAPLPRIRNDRLADALSIAAIAMIVASIATFHADMRFPGAAALLPCIGSALLLHLGADRDVPPLGGRLLSNPLFVFFGAISYSLYLWHWPVLVYARYAALGEPGPLLVAGAVTFATLAAWLSWRFVEQPFLHGRNQRRAFLAGGATMGITFAAAALLVVTHGLPGRFDAEAQAKLAAANDYNPRRAECHACGTPIAYADNCLFGAPGAQPDTALWGDSLGAEIAVALGEQAAARGGSVMQITTSSCPPTPGFAPGDVAICRNRNRETLAALSRDPRIRTVVLVSAYADYPERERPQMLAGYEETATALRAAGKQLVLVYPIPKQPFPAPLALGLMSRRGMAAGDFGIATQDFQAVNRPFVALLDRLTSKLAARRVVPAERLCDATRCHAWRDGVGMLYFDDLHLSLTGARYVFGPPLQ; encoded by the coding sequence ATGACCGAACAGCCTTCGAGCCCCGGCCAGCGCTACCGCGCCGATATCCAGGGCCTGCGCGCGCTCGCGATCGTGCCGGTGGTGATCTATCACGCGATGCCCGGCTGGGCGCCCGGTGGGTTCGTCGGCGTCGACGTGTTCTTCGTGATCTCGGGCTTCCTGATCACCCGCATCCTGATGCGCGAGCTGGAAACCGGCAATTTCTCGATCGCGCGCTTCTACGAACGCCGCGTCCGCCGTCTGTTTCCGGCGCTGTATCTCGTCCTGGCGCTCACCTTGCTGGGCGGTTACGCCCTGCTCCCGCCCGATGCGCTGACCGATCTCGGCAAATCGACCGGAGCGACCGCAGCCTTCGTCTCGAACCTCTATTTCTGGAAGACCTCGGGCTATTTCGACGCCGCATCGGAGCTGAAGCCGCTCCTGCACACCTGGTCGCTGGCGGTGGAAGAGCAATTCTACCTGCTCTTCCCGATCTTCCTCTTCCTGATCTACCGCTATCTCCGCCGTCATCTCGGCATCGCGCTCTGGACCTGTGCGATCCTCTCGCTGGGGATTGCAGTGTGGCAGGCGGGTGCCCGTCCGCTCGACGGCTTCTATTTGCCCGTGGGCCGCGCCTACGAGCTGCTGATCGGCGCAATCGTCGCCGCCGCGCCGCTGCCGCGCATCCGCAACGATCGTCTTGCCGACGCGCTGTCGATCGCCGCGATCGCGATGATCGTGGCCAGCATCGCCACCTTCCACGCCGATATGCGCTTCCCCGGCGCGGCGGCTTTGCTCCCGTGCATCGGCAGCGCGCTGCTGCTCCATCTCGGCGCCGACCGCGACGTGCCGCCGCTCGGCGGGCGGCTGCTGAGCAACCCGCTCTTCGTATTCTTCGGTGCAATCTCCTATTCGCTCTATCTCTGGCATTGGCCGGTGCTGGTCTATGCCCGCTACGCCGCGCTGGGCGAGCCGGGACCGTTGCTGGTGGCTGGCGCGGTCACCTTTGCGACGTTGGCGGCATGGCTGTCGTGGCGCTTCGTCGAACAGCCCTTCCTGCATGGCCGCAACCAGCGCCGCGCATTCCTGGCAGGCGGAGCCACGATGGGCATCACCTTCGCCGCCGCCGCACTGCTGGTCGTCACCCACGGCCTGCCCGGTCGCTTCGATGCCGAAGCGCAGGCAAAGCTTGCCGCCGCAAACGACTACAATCCCCGCCGCGCCGAATGCCATGCCTGCGGCACGCCGATCGCCTATGCCGACAACTGCCTGTTCGGCGCGCCCGGCGCGCAGCCCGACACGGCCCTGTGGGGCGACAGCCTGGGTGCGGAGATCGCCGTCGCGCTCGGCGAACAGGCAGCGGCGCGCGGCGGATCGGTGATGCAGATCACCACCTCTTCCTGCCCGCCCACGCCCGGCTTCGCGCCCGGCGATGTCGCGATCTGCCGCAACCGCAATCGCGAGACGCTCGCCGCGCTCTCCCGCGATCCCCGCATCCGCACGGTCGTGCTGGTCTCCGCCTATGCCGATTATCCCGAACGCGAACGGCCGCAGATGCTCGCCGGATATGAGGAAACGGCGACCGCGCTCCGGGCCGCGGGCAAGCAGCTCGTGCTGGTCTATCCGATCCCCAAACAGCCCTTCCCCGCTCCGCTGGCGCTCGGCCTGATGTCGCGCCGGGGCATGGCCGCCGGCGATTTCGGGATCGCCACGCAAGACTTCCAGGCGGTCAACCGCCCCTTCGTCGCCCTGCTCGACCGGCTCACGTCGAAACTGGCGGCACGGCGCGTCGTCCCCGCCGAACGGCTGTGCGACGCCACCCGGTGCCACGCATGGCGCGACGGGGTCGGCATGCTCTATTTCGACGATCTCCACCTGAGCCTCACCGGCGCGCGCTACGTCTTCGGACCGCCGCTGCAATGA